From one Anopheles bellator chromosome 1, idAnoBellAS_SP24_06.2, whole genome shotgun sequence genomic stretch:
- the LOC131215117 gene encoding protein muscleblind-like: protein MAAMVNMTNLLNGKDSRWLQLEVCREYQRNKCSRPDTECKFAHPPANVEVQNGRVTACYDSIKPRVKKKPTPAQSGG, encoded by the exons ATGGCCGCTATGGTAAACATGACCAACCTACTGAACGGCAAGGATTCCCGCTGGCTGCAGCTCGAGGTGTGCCGGGAGTACCAGCGCAACAAATGCTCCCGCCCGGACACCGAGTGCAAGTTCGCACACCCGCCGGCGAACGTCGAAGTACAAAACGGACGCGTGACCGCGTGCTACGACAGTATTAAG CCGCGtgtgaaaaagaaaccgaCCCCCGCCCAGTCCGGTGGATAA